The genomic interval TTGTGCTTTGGCACTCCCACTCACCGTGCACCTAGAAAGAAAACAGAATGAAAGAGAAGCCGCATACTGAGTCATTGAAACACGTCATTTCATTATTCTACAACATATTTAGCAGGATTATGGCACAAGGCCTATTTGTTTGTACTGATAGCCACTCCTTTCTCCCCATCAGAGAATAAGATCTGTGCCTCGTGCTGCACCTCGAAGACTCCTCTGTGGCGAGATGCTGAGGACGGCACCCCGCTGTGTAACGCCTGTGGAATAAGGTGAGTCGCATTAAATACAGTGCATTATCAAGCACATCGTCACGGCCCAGAGTttctcctggtcaggtcacgTGGCCATGAACTCTGACCCTGTGGTTATAGTAAATGGTGACAGTGACGTAGATGGTTTGATGACCACAATATCGCATAACCCTATATGTGAGCAGAATTAGGACTTGAAGGACACGTAAGGCCATCAATCAGtgtgacctacagttgaagtcggaagtttacatacacttaggttggggtcattaaaactcgtttttcaaccactccacaaatgtcttgttaacaaactatagtttggcaagtcggttaggacatctactttgtgcatgacacaagtaattttttcaacaattgtttacagacagattatttcactgtatcacaattccagtgggtcagaagtttacaaacacttagttgactgtgccttttaaaagattggaaaattccagaaaattatgtcatggctttagaagcttctgataggctcattgacatcatttgagtcaattggaggtgtacctgtggatgtatttcaaggcctaccttcaaactcagtgcctctttgcttgacatcatgggaaaatcaaaagaaatcagccaagacctcagaaaaaaattgtcgagctccaagtctggttcatccttgagagcaatttccaaacatttacatttacatttaagtcatttagcagacgctcttatccagagcgacttacaaattacaccttatgacatccagtggaacagccactttacaatagtgcatctaaatcttttaagggggggggggggggggggtgagaaggattactttatcctatcctaggtattccttaaagaggtggggtttcaggtgtctccggaaggtggtgattgactccgctgtcctggcgtcgtgagggagtttgttccaccattggggggccagagcagcgaacagttttgactgggctgagcgggaactgtacttcctcagtggtagggaggcgagcaggccagaggtggatgaacgcagtgcccttgtttgggtgtagggcctgatcagagcctggaggtactgaggtgccgttcccctcacagctccgtaggcaagcaccatggtcttgtagcggatgcgagcttcaactggaagccagtggagagagcggaggagcggggtgacgtgagagaactagggaaggttgaacaccagacgggctgcggcgttctggatgagttgtaggggtttaatggcacaggcagggagcccagccaacagcgagttgcagtaatccagacgggagatgacaagtgcctggattaggacctgcgccgcttcctgtgtgaggcagggtcgtactctgcggatgttgtagagcatgaacctacaggaacgggccaccgccttgatgttagttgagaacgacagggtgttgtccaggatcacgccaaggttcttagcgctctgggaggaggacacaatggagttgtcaaccgtgatggcgagatcatggaacgggcagtccttccccgggaggaagagcagctccgtcttgccgaggttcagcttgaggtggtgatccgtcatccacactgatatgtctgccagacatgcagagatgcgattcgccacctggtcatcagaagggggaaaggagaagattagttgtgtgtcgtctgcatagcaatgataggagagaccatgtgaggttatgacagagccaagtgacttggtgtatagcgagaataggagagggcctagaacagagccctgggggacaccagtggtgagagcacgtggtgaggagacagattctcgccacgccacctggtaggagcgacctgtcaggtaggacgcaatccaagcgtgggccgcgccggagatgcccaactcggagagggtggagaggaggatctgatggttcacagtatcgaaggcagccgataggtctagaaggatgagagcagaggagagagagttagctttagcagtgcggagcgcctccgtgatacagagaagagcagtctcagttgaatgactagtcttgaaacctgactgatttggatcaagaaggtcattctgagagagatagcgggagagctggccaaggacggcacgttcaagagttttggagagaaaagaaagaagggatactggtctgtagttgttgacatcggagggatcgagtgtaggttttttcagaaggggtgcaactctcgctctcttgaagacggaagggacgtagccagcggtcagggatgagttgatgagcgaggtgaggtaagggagaaggtctccggaaatggtctggagaagagaggaggggatagggtcaagcgggcaggttgttgggcggccggccgtcacaagacgcgagatttcatctggagagagaggggagaaagaggtcagagcacagggtagggcagtgtgagcagaaccagcggtgtcgtttgacttagcaaacgaggatcggatgtcgtcgaccttcttttcaaaatggttgacgaagtcatctgcagagagggaggagggggggggagggggaggaggattcaggagggaggagaaggtggcaaagagcttcctagggttagaggcagatgcttggaatttagagtggtagaaagtggctttagcagcagagacagaagaggaaaatgtagagaggagggagtgaaaggatgccaagtccgcagggaggcgagttttcctccatttccgctcggctgcccggagccctgttctgtgagctcgcaatgagtcgtcgagccacggagcgggaggggaggaccgagccggcctggaggataggggacatagagaatcaaaggatgcagaaagggaggagaggagggttgaggaggcagaatcaggagataggttggagaaggtttgagcagagggaagagatgataggatggaagaggagagggtagcgggggagagagagcgaaggttgggacggcgcgataccatccgagtaggggcagtgtgggaagtgttggatgagagcgagagggaaaaggatacaaggtagtggtcggagacttggaggggagttgcaatgaggttagtggaagaacagcatctagtaaagatgaggtcgagcgtattgcctgccttgtgagtagggggggaaggtgagagggtgaggtcaaaagaggagaggagtggaaagaaagaggcagagaggaatgagtcaaaggtagacgtggggaggttaaagtcgcccagaactgtgagaggtgagccgtcctcaggaaaggagcttatcaaggcatcaagctcattgatgaactctccgagggaacctggagggcgataaatgataaggatgttaagcttgaaagggctggtaactgtgacagcatggaattcaaaggaggcgatagacagatgggtaaggggagaaagagagaatgaccacttgggagagatgaggatcccggtgccaccaccccgctgaccagaagctctcggggtgtgcgagaacacgtgggcggacgaagagagagcagtaggagtagcagtgttatctgtggtgatccatgtttccgtcagtgccaagaagtcgagggactggagggaggcataggctgagatgaactctgccttgttggccgcagatcggcagttccagaggctaccggagacctggaactccacgtgggtcgtgcgtgctgggaccaccagattagggtggccgcggccacgcggtgtggagcgtttgtatggtctgtgcagagaggagagaacagggatagacagacacatagttgacaggctacagaagagactaagctaatgcaaaggagattggaatgacaagtggactacgcgtctcgaatgttcagaaagttaagcttacgtagcaagaatcttattgactagaatgattaagaatgattaagatgattaagatgatacagtactgctgaagtaggctagctggcagtggctgcgttgttgactttgtaggctagctggcagtggctgcgttgttgacactacactaatcaagtcgttccgttgagtgtaatagtttctacagtgctgctattcgggggctagctggctagctagcagtgttgattacgttaagttgcgttaaaagaacgacagtagctggctagctaacctagaaaatcgctctagactacacaattatctttgatacaaagacggctatgtagctagctgtgtagctagctacgatcaaacaaatccaaccgttgtactgtaatgaaatgaaatgaaaatgtgatactacctgtggagcgaagcggaatgcgaccgggttgttgagtgcggaagttctattcggtagacgttggctagctgttggctagctagcagtgtctcctatgttaaggacgacaaatagctggctagctaacctcggtaaattaagataatcactctaaaactacacactctaaactacacaattatcttggatacgaagacagcaaagacaactatgtagctagctaacactacactaatcaagtcgttcagttgagtgtaatagttgctacagtgctgctattcggtagacggtggacgtttgctagctggctagctgctgggcagatagcagtgtagactgcgttaggacgacgtaatacgataattacgcaattatttttgatacaaagacggctatgtagctagctaagaagaaattgctaagattagacaaatcaaaccgttgtactataattgaatgtaatgaaatgtaatgaaaagttatactacctgcggaccaaagcgcaaatgcgaccgctcgctccaacccggaagtatcTATAGATACTTCCGGAAGGTACAACATTCATCTGAAGGTacaacattcatctgtacaaacgatagtacacaagtataaacaccatgggaccacacagccgtcataccgctcaggaaggagacgcgttctgtctcctagagattaacgtactttggtgcgagaactgcaaatcaatcccagaacaacagcaaaggaccttgtgaagatgctggaggaaaccggtacaaaagtatctatatccacagtaaaacgaatcctatatcgacataacctgaaaggccgctcagcaaggaagagccactgctccaaaactgccataaaaaaatccagactacagtttgcaactgcacatggggacaaagattgtactttttggagaaatgtcctctggtctgatgaaacaaaaatagaactgtttggtcataatgaccatcgttatgtttggaggataaagggggaggctgaagaacaccatcccatccgtgaagcatgggggtggcagcatcatgttgtgggggtgctttgctgcaggagggactggtgcacttcacaaaatagatgtcatcatgaggaagggaaattatgtggatatattgaagcaacatctcaagacatcagtcgtaagttaaagcttggtcgcaaatgggtcttccaaatggacaatgaccccaagcatacttccaaagttgtggcaaaatggcttaaggacaacaaagtcaaggtattggagtggccatcacagagccctgacctcaatcctatagaaaatgtgtgggcagaactgaaaaagtgtgtgtgagcaaggaggcataccaatctgactcggttacaccagctctgtcaggaggaatgggccaacattcacccaacttattgtgggaagcttgtggaaggctacccgaaatgtttgacacaagttaaacaattgaaacgCAATGCTcgcaaatacgaattgagtgtatgtaaacttctgacccactgggaatgtgatgaaagaaatagaagctgaaataaatcattctctctactattattctgacatttcacattcttaaaataaagtggtgatcctaactgacctaagacagggaatttttactaggattaaatgtcagtaattgtgaaactgagtttaaatgtatttggcttaggtgtatgtaaacttccgacttcaaatgtatatccCCTGTTATTCTCCTCCATGTCTACTTACTCCTCAGGTATAAGAAGTACAAGGTGCGCTGTCTGCAGTGTTGGCACATCCCTAGGAAGGAGGGCAACTCCAACTCGCGCTGCTTCAAATGTGGAAACTCATCACGGCTGGCTACGTCCCACCGCAAGCACTCTGCCTTGTAGGGGAAGGGAACACACTTAGGCCTTGGCATGAGGTCCTAGACACTGATACCACAGACAGTCCCCCTCCAGGTACATGGTAATTGGCCACACCTCCTGACTTTGACTCTTGGAGTTATTTGATCATTTATTACATCACATACTGTCATGGCGGGTCACGGTGTTGGCTGAGCCGTGGTGAGTCAGTCTGACGGGTCTGGCTGCTTTTAGCACTGTAGCGTGTGCTAGTCACTTCAGGAAGAAAGAGTTCAATAGAAGAACAGTCTCCTGCTTGGAGGCTGCGTCTGTTGACAATAGACTGTCTGTGTCTGAAACGACtctgacaaaagtagtgcactatacaggaaatTGGGAGTctctggccaaaggtagtgcactatagggactAAGGACCCATGGCTCTGGCCAAAGGACCCATGGCTCTGGCCAAAGGACCCATGGCTCTGGCCAAAGGACCCATGGCTCTGGCCAAAGACAGTGCCCTGCTTTACTGGGAGTAGGTAGCCATTTAGGACTGTTTACTCCCCTTGTTTACCAGGCCTGACCTTGGTGCTATCCAGTTTGTATGTTACATTAAGTTCAATTAAGTTGAGTGATATATTATCTTTTGTTCTTGTTTAGttgatttgttttttaaatttgttttTCTATTTGGTTGTTTCTGGACAGCCCTTAGCATTAACTGGCTGGATTAGAGATGAAGCAATTCCTTATCTTGACTGTTTCCTGTAAACAAAATAaacgtgtgtgtttggtgtgcacTTTTGGGTTTGGTGTGCATAAAATTCTTGTTAACATATCTTTTCCGGTTTGTTTTCATTTTATCTCTCAACCCTCTGAATGTGTGTGCCTACGACTTGGTCTAGAATGAGGAATATGAATTGATGCGGAACCATATTCAAACTGATTTGTGAGAATTACTTCAGGGATGTTTCTATGCTTAAATTAAATGCAATTAGTGGGACTTTAAAATGTATCAAAATAAGAAAGAGGCAAGTTTAATATCAGAAACTGCTGCAGCAGGATTGAATACGTGACCTGGCCTGTGCATTATTTTGTGCCTGTAGTGAAACGGCTCTTTTCTTTTGCCGAGGTCTTTTTTTCAAATCAGATAAGTACATAATCCATTCAGAAATAATAACCACACAGTATTTGCCATGTGCTTGGCCACCCACTTGCGTTATCTGCTGATTTGGGGATCTGCTGGAAATATTGGAATTCTCATTAAGTATTTAGTGTAGACCAGTTTTAAATTAAAATCTGGCGACTGCTAGCTTGTCTTTCACATGTATAGTAGATAAGTAGCCTATCCTAATCATAACATTTAGTTAAATAATATATTATTCGTTATAGCTGGCCATAAACAAAATGGAAAGAATGGCTAATACATGATGCATTTTAATTGATTATACGATATCGAGTTAGCTAGTGTCTTTAACGCCCTTACAATGTTTATGCATTACTGCAAAGAGACCACACGTAAAAGCGCAGCACTGGCACCGAAGTAATTTTGTCCTAGCTCTCCAGCTTCATTCATTTTTCCTTTTTAGAAAACAATACATTTTGAACCATATTTGACTCTCGAGTGAAATAAAAGCCATCATAAAAGGATGCTATGGATCGAGAACTGGGTAGGATTGGCATTTGTTGTGGGAGACAGATTCTATTAAAATAAAGGGCTGTAGGTATTCAATAATGGTTTTACAAATGGGAAAACGGGATATATTCTAGAGTCCTGTTATCTGTTAAATGCATCGAAGAAAACTGACAATAGTTCCCCCATCAAATGATTTACAATCAGGCTTCTGATTTGAGTACAACAAAGTGCATTTTTATTGAGTGGATGACAACAAGCCTCAGACTAAGTGTAGCCTATGTCCTAATGTGCCATTGTGTGTTGGACATAAAGTTGTCTAATGGCCTCTGCTTTATTCCATACGTTAGTTCTCCCCAAGATCAAAAACACGTTTGTAGGCCTAATGATTGTTGTGACTGCTTGTGATGGATGTTTACTTTAGTAAGTCTTTGTCGTAATTATTTTCAGGACTGAAGAGAAAGAGCAGCAGGAGGAGGGGGGTGAAAAGTATTTTGGTGcagctgtttttttttgtttttttttgttaatgaAAAGCGAAAAGGCAGGAGGCAGGCCCGTCGCGTGTGTCGGCTCTGGCTGGTGTCCGACCCGAAGCTTCTCATCTCGCCTGTTGGCGCATGCAGGTGGCACCGGACCCGCGAGAGGATTATGACCCTGGAAGGAGAGCTCGAGCTCATGGAGAGGGCAGATATCGACGTGGAGGGAAAAGGGAACAAAGCTACACGGAACCAGGGGTATGTATCTTTGACCAAAGAAGACGGGGCCGATTTGGAGCAGCAACGCGCTGCGTCCCTGTCTCCAAAACAGCCAGCGAAGGATACGGAGGATGAGGGTGACTTTACGCCAAAGTGCACAGAGAGAATCGCTGCCTCAGTGAAACCTCCGTACTCCTACATCGCTCTTATCACCATGGCAATCCTCCAGAGCCCGAAGAAAAGACTGACTCTCTCGGAGATATGTGACTTCATCAGCCAGCGCTTCACGTATTACCGGGAGAAGTTCCCCGCGTGGCAGAACTCCATCCGTCACAACTTGTCCCTCAACGACTGCTTCGTCAAAATGCCCAGGGAGCCCGGTAACCCCGGGAAGGGGAACTACTGGACGTTAGACCCTATGTCGTCTCATATGTTCGAGAACGGGAGCTTCCTACGGCGGAGGAAACGTTTCAAACGGCAGAATTACCGATTTGGGATGATGGACACCCGGTGCCCCCTCGCGCGCAGCAGCGTGCTCCCTGGATTTTCCTTCTACGGGGCGAACGGAATAGGGCCGTGTCATTTTCAGGTACCCGGTTTGGAATTGTACCATCACTTGGGCATCGAACATCATTCTGTTTCTAACCAAAGCATCCCACCAGTGAGCAGCATCTTGCCCGCGCTCTCCTCACTTTTATCAAGGAATTCGAACATTGTCCAAAAGACGTTTCTTACACCTCCGTCTCTTAGCTTTGAGAATTTCGAAACGACGCACCACTCAGCCTCCACAGTGGCCCAAGCATTGGTCCCCGGATCTTCATTCCTGTCCCCGGCCTCGCTCCATTCGATGGGCGCTCCGCATCTCTGGAGCTTTCATCCCGAGTACCACAAACTGCGCTCTCTCCCCAACTCCAGCCGTATAGCAAATGAACTCTTGCAGCAACTTGGTGACAAATAGCTTAATCAATAGTGTTTTCTGTATTGACGTGGATTCATCAGGGAAAACCAACTTTCATAGATTTGTATCTATTCAATTTAATAAATGCTtcaaatgaaaaaatatatatgttttgaaGGTGTCAATTGAGTCAAAATTTCTAACAATGTTAGTGGCcaaccccaaaaatgttttgcaataTAAATGTTTGAGGCCTATATTTTGTGTAAATAAGCACTTTATAATGATATGTTTTCATTTGATTTATAACGACATTTGGCAACTTATCATTAATTGCAATGTTGAAAACAACTGAATTTAAAAAATCAAATCATGGCAAAAAACATTTTGTAATTGAACATGTCAGATTTATTATGCAACTCGTCTTGATTCACTGACGCAGAACCTCTCAGAATTAGCCTAATCTAGCATATACGCCAATCTTGCCAGTGGCAAATTTAATCTCTATACTttgaaaatgttatattttgcCTTATCTATCTTTAAGGCGAAGTGTGTTTTCCTACACTACAATCAATAACACACCAAATATTTGGAGCGCAAACTATGTGGAGCCCTGAAACATAAAAACACAAGTTTTCAATAGCCTTTTATTTTGAAAGGTGCTGGTCTTATTTTTGTTTAAATTGACAATATTTGGTTTGATTGACTGGCGTTTTAATTTTACAAATTACCATTTGAAAATGTTTCATTCAGTAGCTTACTTTCTGCTATATTTGGCCATGCCTGCGTGGCAGAAAATACGAGCTTCACCTGCTTGGGCACGCGAGTGGAAACCGTTTAAATGTGACGacattgagtttattttattttattattcgtGTCAACGTGTGATTGATTTCcacagcaattttttttttttttaaagctgtaaTATATATGCAAGATctcacagtgcacacacacatctgcCCATTCTTCATCTCTCGCTCGAGTTTctctgtatgcgtgtgtgtgtgtgaatctgtgCGTGGCCTGCACCCCTACATGTGTTAGAAAGAAGGCATTCCACTGTCAAAACGAACGCCTTCGTATTATAAAGGCCTACAGTTCCAAATCCGGCACGCTAAATAAGTTATGAAACATCTGCTTGTTCTGTAATGTTGTTACACGATTAATCAGACGCATCTAGAGAGATCCAGCCTACATTAAACATCACATTGCTATATTGAGTGTAATGTGCAATTGTTTACTTCAATGTAGCCTATATTTGTCTGTGTCTATAGATTCTGTGTGCTGCATAGTTCGTTTTGTCTTGGACTTGGGCTGTAGTGT from Salvelinus alpinus chromosome 2, SLU_Salpinus.1, whole genome shotgun sequence carries:
- the LOC139567811 gene encoding forkhead box protein D2-like produces the protein MTLEGELELMERADIDVEGKGNKATRNQGYVSLTKEDGADLEQQRAASLSPKQPAKDTEDEGDFTPKCTERIAASVKPPYSYIALITMAILQSPKKRLTLSEICDFISQRFTYYREKFPAWQNSIRHNLSLNDCFVKMPREPGNPGKGNYWTLDPMSSHMFENGSFLRRRKRFKRQNYRFGMMDTRCPLARSSVLPGFSFYGANGIGPCHFQVPGLELYHHLGIEHHSVSNQSIPPVSSILPALSSLLSRNSNIVQKTFLTPPSLSFENFETTHHSASTVAQALVPGSSFLSPASLHSMGAPHLWSFHPEYHKLRSLPNSSRIANELLQQLGDK